The Bryobacteraceae bacterium genome includes a window with the following:
- a CDS encoding ATP-binding protein, whose protein sequence is MLPDYEKLGAFYLGRLHPGGEIFLYRSKDLVTHAVCVGMTGSGKTGLCIGLLEEAAIDSIPAIVVDPKGDLSNLLLTFPNLSPEEFAPWINADEARAKGMDPAAFAAAEAGKWRTGLEQWDQGPERIRRLREACEFAVYTPGSDAGIPVSVLRSFDAPSEEEPGDREALRDRVSGTATSLLALAGVNADPVQSREHVLLSAILDAAWREGRSLDLGALIQQVQQPPFARLGVLDLESFYPSRERFALAMALNNLLAAPGFEAWREGVPLDIDSLLWTPAGKPRICIFSIAHLNDAERMFFVSLLLNQVLAWVRRQSGTSSLRALFYMDEIFGYFPPVANPPSKQPLLTLLKQARAFGLGVVLATQNPVDLDYKGLANTGTWFIGRLQTERDKARVLEGLEGASAASGASFNRQEMERLLASLGSRVFLMNNVHLDQPVLFQTRWTLSYLRGPMSRAELRRLKQQAAPAAETPSMMRPMAAASVTVTARAMPQSSAPPVVPPGVPQYFARLSGGVLQYEPRLFGVAQLQYTDKKLGIDFVEKAAFTCPITEGPVPVDWSKAEESDLRLEDLLQRPVEGAEFAPLPPAAAQPKNYAQWQKDFALWLYQNRALELLRSPSTGLVARPGESERDFRIRVQQAAREMRDREMAKITDKYESRRKALLEKIRSEELKLAQEKQQASAQTMQTMISVGASLLGMFAGRRTISASSVGRLGTAARAATRLGKERSDVAMAAEKVEKLQADFDELSAQCQREIASLPAYGEDAFETVRLKPQKTGIQIQACALVWC, encoded by the coding sequence ATGCTTCCCGACTACGAAAAGCTTGGCGCCTTCTATCTCGGTCGGCTCCATCCCGGAGGAGAAATCTTTCTTTACCGCAGCAAAGATCTCGTCACCCACGCCGTCTGCGTCGGCATGACCGGCTCCGGCAAAACAGGCCTCTGCATCGGGCTGCTTGAAGAGGCCGCCATCGATTCCATTCCTGCCATCGTCGTCGATCCCAAGGGCGACCTTTCGAATCTCCTGCTCACGTTCCCCAATCTTTCTCCCGAGGAATTCGCTCCGTGGATCAACGCCGATGAAGCGCGCGCGAAAGGCATGGACCCGGCCGCCTTCGCCGCCGCCGAGGCGGGGAAATGGCGCACGGGGCTCGAACAGTGGGATCAGGGGCCGGAGCGCATCCGCCGCCTCCGCGAAGCCTGCGAGTTCGCCGTCTACACGCCCGGCTCCGACGCCGGCATTCCGGTCTCCGTGCTCCGGTCATTCGACGCTCCTTCAGAGGAAGAACCCGGCGACCGCGAAGCCCTGCGGGACCGCGTATCCGGAACGGCCACTTCGCTGCTCGCGCTCGCGGGCGTCAATGCCGATCCGGTGCAGTCGCGCGAGCACGTCCTGCTGTCCGCCATTCTCGACGCCGCGTGGCGCGAGGGCCGCAGCCTCGATCTCGGCGCGCTCATCCAGCAGGTCCAGCAGCCGCCGTTCGCGCGGCTTGGCGTGCTCGATCTCGAATCGTTCTATCCGTCCAGAGAGCGCTTCGCACTCGCCATGGCGCTCAACAACCTGCTTGCGGCGCCGGGCTTCGAAGCGTGGCGCGAAGGCGTGCCGCTCGACATCGATTCGCTGCTGTGGACGCCCGCCGGCAAGCCGCGCATCTGCATCTTCTCGATCGCGCACCTGAACGACGCCGAGCGCATGTTCTTCGTCTCGCTGCTGCTCAATCAGGTTCTGGCCTGGGTGCGGCGGCAGAGCGGCACGTCCAGCCTGCGCGCGCTGTTCTACATGGACGAGATCTTCGGCTACTTCCCGCCGGTGGCCAACCCGCCATCCAAACAGCCGCTGCTGACGCTGCTCAAGCAGGCGCGCGCGTTCGGTCTCGGCGTCGTGCTGGCCACGCAGAATCCCGTCGATCTCGATTACAAGGGCCTCGCCAACACGGGCACCTGGTTCATCGGCCGCCTGCAGACCGAGCGCGACAAGGCGCGCGTGCTCGAAGGTCTCGAAGGCGCTTCCGCCGCTTCCGGCGCGAGCTTCAACCGGCAGGAGATGGAGAGGCTGCTGGCCAGCCTGGGCAGCCGCGTGTTCCTGATGAACAACGTCCATCTCGATCAGCCGGTGCTGTTCCAGACCCGCTGGACGCTCAGCTATCTCCGCGGTCCGATGTCGCGCGCCGAACTGCGCCGCCTGAAGCAGCAGGCCGCGCCGGCGGCGGAGACGCCTTCGATGATGCGTCCCATGGCCGCCGCAAGCGTCACCGTGACTGCGCGCGCGATGCCGCAGTCCTCCGCTCCGCCGGTTGTTCCGCCGGGCGTGCCGCAATACTTCGCGCGATTGAGCGGCGGCGTTCTCCAGTACGAACCGCGCCTGTTCGGCGTGGCTCAGCTTCAGTACACGGACAAGAAGCTCGGCATCGATTTCGTCGAAAAGGCGGCTTTCACGTGTCCGATCACGGAGGGTCCGGTTCCCGTCGACTGGTCGAAAGCCGAAGAGTCCGATCTGCGGCTGGAAGACCTGCTGCAGCGGCCTGTCGAGGGCGCCGAATTCGCCCCGCTTCCACCAGCCGCGGCGCAGCCGAAGAACTACGCGCAGTGGCAGAAAGACTTCGCGCTCTGGCTGTATCAGAACCGCGCGCTCGAGCTGCTGCGCAGCCCATCCACCGGCCTGGTCGCCCGCCCCGGCGAGAGCGAGCGCGACTTCCGCATCCGCGTTCAGCAGGCTGCGCGCGAGATGCGCGACCGGGAGATGGCGAAAATCACGGACAAATACGAGTCGAGGCGCAAAGCTCTCCTTGAGAAAATACGCTCCGAAGAATTGAAATTGGCGCAGGAGAAGCAGCAGGCCTCGGCGCAGACCATGCAGACGATGATCTCGGTCGGCGCGTCGCTGCTGGGCATGTTCGCCGGCCGCAGGACCATCAGCGCTTCCAGCGTCGGCAGGCTCGGCACCGCCGCCCGGGCGGCCACGCGTCTCGGAAAAGAGCGCAGCGACGTCGCCATGGCCGCCGAAAAGGTCGAAAAACTCCAGGCCGATTTCGACGAACTCTCCGCGCAATGTCAGCGGGAAATCGCATCGCTGCCCGCGTACGGCGAAGACGCGTTCGAAACCGTCCGGCTCAAGCCGCAGAAGACCGGCATTCAGATCCAGGCCTGCGCCCTGGTCTGGTGCTAG